The sequence agatttacaaggagggaaaacagtacacctctctgaacagtgtctgggaggctgtggttgctgctgcacgcaatgttgatggtgaacagatcaaaacactgacagaatccatggatggcaggcttttgagtgtccttgcacaGAAAGGTGGcaatattggtcgctgatttgtttttgaatgtcagaaacgtatatttgtgaatgtggagatgttatattggtttcactggtaaaaataaataattgaaattggtatatatttgttttttgttaagttgcctaataattatgcacagtaatagtcacctgcatacacagatatccccctaaaatagctaaaaatacaaacaaactaaaaacttcttccaaaaacattcagctttgatatgagtttttgggttaattgagaacatggtggttgttcaataataaaattattcctcaaaaatacaacttgcctaataattctgcactccctgtagtagaggggtggtgtgggagaacttgggaaggtgcCGCTGCTTTCTGTAGAAGTTGTAATGCTGTGGCAGGTGCCAAATAGTTACTGGCTGAAGATCTGATCATATAACAGCCCTACTGCTGCCAATGACGTCCCTGAATGCACGTCCCTGGTCCCACTGGGATCCCGATCATTTCTGCGCTTTGCAGAAAGGCACGCAAGCTGGGCATTCCTTCAACCACAGACTGTGCCAACATGCCTTGTCCATGGTGTGGCACTTTCTTAAGTTTAGACACATGTAAAATACATGACATGTAAAATACATGATGTGCCAAGTTTATGACCCTGTAATGgactcagccatcttttatggtgtggtctgctggggaggtagcatctccgctggggacagaaagaggttgaacaggctgatctggagagccagctctgttctaggataccccctggacccagtggaggtggtgagttacaggagaatggtggctaagctgtcatcccaactggacaacatctcccaccccatgcaggagaccctgacaggactgagcagctccttcagtggcaggctactgcacccactatgtgggaaggagaggttcagaagatcttttcttccaaccactgtcagactctataacaaagacctcacagttgaccacacacacacagacaaacacacacaactcaaaTCATGTAATTATcaactgtacaggtgtacccattgcACTTTACCCATTACTTTTGCCATTGCATGTGTGTagatctcaattgtacatttgtagatatatacatatacatattaattttttttgctgctatttacTATTTGCTATTTACtatttgctgctattacttctgtttctatccactttctgccgtaacaaatgcaatttcccacttgtgggactaataaaggttgatcttatcttatctttccCTAAAAAATACAGTTGGTGCCATTTCTCCAGAATTCTCCAGGTTTTTATTCAGTGACAGGCAGTATGagaaatgaaacatgaaaatcACATGAAATCACCATGGGCaagagcaacaacaaaaaaaagattaaattattcattcttttttatgCTTAGAGTTAAATGCTGAACAGCACAGTCGGATGctaaatttgcatattttaacgAAGATAAAGAGCACTACTCCCAGAATGGCCAACAGAAAGGCGAACACATCCAAACAGTGGTACTGATACCATGTGAGGTCATGGGCTTGTACCCTTAAATGTTTGGCCCCCTTGTTACGCATTAAAAATTCAATCCAGAACACTGCTTCCTCCAGTGGCTTAATGGGCCGGTCGTGATGAATTTTCGACAATCTCAACGCATTTTTCTTGTACCTGTGGATCAAATATATTGTAAATTTTTTCCCATTCCAACCAACTCTTTGTAAGAATCATGAAATAATCCCTGGactttatatttttgtatttctttaacatttttacaagCTATGCCATCGCAAACTGGACTATGATCTATGGACCTGGCAGTAGTACCTTAACTAATAGATAAGATTAGAATATTTCACAGCACAACAcagtatattttttttatgtatgtactgatatttttaaaactcacaTCCACTATCTTTTTCCAAACTATGTAGTTGTATATTGAACTATTTTATTATAGATTCGGCatattgtcaatgaaattttttttttgctgcactaATCTTGTACTTTTCGCTTTCTgtcatgacaaataaaaaattcccacttgtgggattaATAAAcaatcatcttatcttatcatctCTTATCTGGTTATATATTACTTCAAATATGTATTCCTTAATTCCATTTTTCATATATAATCTAGGATGTaagtaaatacataaacatattCTGCCTATTTTTTATAATcttcacattacacacacattgtataagaatgattttatttcaattCTGATTTTAGAGGACCAAAACACTTACGAAGGGGTTCTGATCACAGCATTTAGTGCTTCCACCAGGTCCTTGGTTTGCATGGTGTTGTAATCCATGATGACAGCTGCTCCTTTGGATTTCAGGTGCATCATGTTGTCCGGTTGGTCGGCAAACATGGGAATTCCCACCATAGGGACCCCGTGGTAAATAGCCTCATATATTCCATTGGTTCCACCATGCGTAATAAAAGCCTTCATTTTGGGGTGACCTGAATATCCAAAAAACATGGTCTGCATTTGGCCTCAAAGTAACAGATttagattttgaaaaaaaaacctaccaAGAAGGTCATTCTGTGGGATCCAGTCATAGATTCTGGTGTTTGGTGCAAGAGTGTCCGGCTTATCGCCACTGTGCCTCCAAAAGACCTGTTAAGCAAAGACAGAAACTACCAggatggtagggtggtagtagcctagtaggtaacacactcacctatgaaccagaagacccaggttcaaatcccacttactaccatcgtgtccctgagcaagacacttaaccctgagtgtctattgtttgtaagtcgctctggttaagggtgtctggtaaatgactTGACCATGAAACTGACTCTAAACTCATGCTGACATCATCTTCCCAACCACATGTTAAATTTTTGTGACAAATAGgatgtgtataagtgtattgTGGGTAAATGTATATAATAGCTTTCTGACTGATTTGAATTGGTGACATAGAAATCACTGAAATTCAAAAACCACAGTGAACCAACCTTCTGAGGGATCTGGCCCAGAGCGGAGGCGATCATGTTGCTCTTCTCTTTTGTGAGGTTCTTGATCATTGATCCCAGGGTGAACGCCACAATGCCATCATCTCCTGAACTCTGTGCAAATTCCTCCATGTCCTGGTGAAGGTGTCGTTTCATTAATGATACGCAATTACTACTACAAGTACTTCTGCAAATAAGACAAATAATGgtaatttttttcatgctgATTTACAGACTGCGCATCATTTTTTGGGTTTACCTTTGGTAATGGTTTGGCAGGCTTGCAGTGAATTCCTCCTACAAACTTAAAATTAGGAAGGAAAGGGTGGGGATACTCAAAGTCCCAGAAGGTCCTGATCAACCAGAGATCAGCCTTTCCCATTTGCTCACAGAACGATGTTGGCTTTCCTGTTAGAACATGAAGCGAGATTGTGCAGAACATGCATGTGACCAAAATATGCATTTCATCAATTTTCAAGCCACTTGTATGTTTGATAACCTTCTCCAGAAACCATATTTCAGGATTTGAAATGCTCATTCGAAAGATTCGAATACTGTGAAGAAACTGGGCACCGGTTTGGTTTATTAATTGACCAGAAATTTAACGAAGGCTTCAAATAGCAAATATCAGAGCTCTCAGCTCAGTCTTACCCAGAATTTCACTGAAATATGCATCATAGCGCCTCCAGGTCAGGACAGCAAGGGCGTCCTGAGACATGTAGAACAGCAAGTTTAACAGTCTCTCGGTGAAGCTCATGTTGTCAGTCATTTTTACAATGGCCGCTGGAACGAAGGACGGCGGCGCCGGAAGCTGGCCGCAGAGCCTCTCCATAACGTTGGCGATGGAGAAGCGCAGGGAGTAAACCAGGGGGATGTCCAGGATTTCTGCCACCAGCTCACTGCAGGCGAAAATTGGGTCGGCCAGCAGGACGTCGAACTTGCTCTTCCTCAGCTCTTCCATGAGGGAAGGCGACTTCAGTAATCCATCGCACATTCTCACGACAAGGCCCGTATCTTTGTCCATGAGCTTGTACAACTTCAGATAGATCTCCACGTAGCTCAGGTAGTCCATGTCGTGCAGGGAAAACTGCAGGAACTCGTCGAAAAACTCCTGCTGCTCCTCGTGTGTGATGGACACGTTGAACAAGTGGTGCTTGTAGCGGGAGTAGTCCTTGGGATTGATGAAGAGAGTAGCATTCTGGAACAAGACGGTGACGCCGTGGCCCTGGTCCACCAGGGAATCCAGGATGGGCTTCAGGTTGATCCAGTGGCTGCCCTCAGTGTGCCAGACCAAAACATTCCCGCCGTTCACGCTCTCTGCCGCACACAAGCACAGGAAGAGGCAGAGGAAGCCCTGCCTCGGCTTCATCCTTGCGCACGGACTGCCGTGTGGCTCCACAGCTCTCCAGCCCATCCAGGGTTATGTAATCATTTACTTCAAATCTGGACCTTTGATCTACAGGATCAGGCTGATCATTAGCAGTTTTCATATCAGTCCTGTATGTTCTCAATGCACCTACAGAAGAAATACACAGGGGACATTTCGCAAGCAGCCAAAGCAACTCACAAAATATCACGAGATAATGTCACTCTCATCCATCTCTTTAAGGATCATTCTTACAATCTTCTTATAATCACAGTCACATGACCGGGTGCGGTCTACTGCACGTTAACAGGTTATCGCAAAAGCTAAACCTTTCATTTGCTCACCGtagttttttttgcaacagcCATGTATAAAATTGAACGTGTATTAAACATTAATGCGAGGCACTGGAGTCACAAAAATACGCCAAAGAGAGTCAAATTACGAGGTCAATTTGCCACGAAGCTAAGTGAGCGTTAACATCACCAAGGCCGTCTTACCCAACCTCGATATGTTCGCCCTGGTGCTTCAGCCTAGTGCCCGTGACCCCAGCACACCAATGGCAACATTTCACGTTATAAAACGTCACAATTCCACACCCCCACTGTGGAACATGTCCAGCTTTACGTGATTCCAGATGCACAACGACACCTGCATGCTCGTTTTTTTCCTGGAGGGCTCTTTTATCAAAACCTTAGACCCTTCCATTTTGggatttaaaaacatatttaataattattcatGAAGGTCTGACAATAGAATAAAGGGGAAAAGGGTGTAAATGGGATTCATTCTTTAGACTAAAACGTCCTATAATTTGCTAAAACTATGacaagtgtgtgaaagagaaccATTTGGAAAGTTactcaaatttttaaaaaataaaacttgtcACTTTGACGGTAAATTAAGCGGAAATAAAATTTAGTAGAAATTAACCCatccactggggatgcatgttgCTGTGCGCTTCTTGGCGCATCTCGGTCCCAAGCTCCGGTAAATGTGCGGACAACCAGACCGGCTGATCTGCTGTGACGACCCCTAAagggagcagctgaaggaggaagaagaagaatatgGCTCATTCTATGGGCTGAATCAGCAAACCTAGATTCACATTCTGACTTATGCGTGTAAATATTTCATCTGCTCGTGCCTGACTTCGCGCCTCTGGGTGCCTGAAGAAAGACTCGTCCGCAAGAATCATCATCTGAATCTGTCCTTCACTCTCCGTCTCCAACTTCACGTAGAGATTGTTCACACACATAAAGTAAACAAGTAACACGCTGCGTTAATTATAATCGTTAATTTTACTCTATGCAGATCCGGTTGTGTACTAGGTTCAGTGCGAATCCCTATCATGCCGGCCGCTCACATCACAAGCAACCGAACTTTCCACACGGCCGGTCCCTGCACCAAAATGTCTCCCAACCATGGCTCCCTCAGCGTGTGTTACAGCATATTGCTTTTTGAAGTATATATTTGCCTAATCTGATTAGAATGTGCGATTGTGGCTGCAGTCCCATAAGAAAGTGCTTCAGAAGAGAGGGTGCTGTCCAGCCAACAATGGGCTCCCCCTACAcccaatgatcctgcacctgcaGCCCAGTCTGGGGCGGCCTCTTCTGCCGAGGCCAGATAAAACTTGAGTGACAGAGACGGGAGGGGGGCTACGGCTGAGGGGCTGACGGAGCAGTGGGAATATTTTAACATGCATGGTGTCAATTGGTTTAGGAGGATAAAGAGCTCAGGGCCCAATCGGTTGGCGGCCGCTTGCAGAAATTCTTTTTCAGACGACCTCAGCCTGAGAGAAAGGCTTCCATCACTGATCTGGGCCACGGCGATAACAGATTCAGACAGTGTGCTAGACGCAGATAAGGAAATGTGGCTCTCAACAGATGATTGCTCTTATACTTGGAAGAGAATAGTCAGTGAGCAAAATGTACATGGATGGAGAGCTGGGCTGAATGCAAAACGGGGGGGTTTCTGCAGTGCGGCTGCtgataaaatgttgttttttcgcATTGTTTACATTCCACTTTACGgtcatctggaaaaaaaagatggctAAAAGCAGTTTTGCATTTGAGCAAATTTGGGGTACAGCATGAGAATATCTGCCAGAATTTCTGCACTTTACAGGAAAAGCAGCGTTTAAATGCAAACTATTCAATTTTCCTAATCAAAAACAGTAGGTTTCAAGAAAGAGAAATGAAGCAagtgtttccatgacaacacatTTAAAACCTCATAACCACATATTCATGTTTCACTGGCATTTGCCAAAACTCAATAACGTATTGCATTCcattgcctttttattttcataggGTTCAAGGAATAATGTAAGGAATAATGAAAAGCGAATTTTAGGTCACCTGTTCGTTCCCAGCAGTCCTGGCCGTATGTTCAGCTGTGCGCAGTTCTGTTGTCTCCACCCTGGAGGGTTTAACTGTGGTGGGACAGATTAAAACCACCGCTGTGTTTACTCTCCTCCGGCGCCTTTACTGCAATCAGTCAGCCGCCGGGCCAGGCGTCCCCCAGAAAATGGCCAATGAATATGCATTGCACATTAAGAGcgctaaataaaaatgtgacattgtCTGCTGACGAGATATAACCACATTTCTGTCTGAAAGCATTCAGAAGGAACTAAAAAATGAGACGCTAATCCAGTAATGATCCATGAGATATGTCTATTAATATGTCATTTAAGAACTTATTTTAATAGCTTCAGTAAACTAAATGAAAATTGTGCCCTCTCCAATTCCAAAACCCCCTTCTGTCCGGATCTTAAGTGTCCATGTTCAGGCGGAGAAAAGGTGTTGAGCTGTTGACTCCAGGGTGACCTGTGACATCAGGCCATAAGTTAAGCTGTCCTTTTATCCCTGGCCTTAAGGACACTAGTAGGGTCATCACTATGGTCACGACCCTGAGGCTCCAGCCCTGGACATTTAGCCGGACAAAGTAGCACAGAGGCGATTGTGGCTGGACCTTGTGTGATTTTTGTGAAGCCTGAGCACTGGGTAAATGTTGCAAATTATGGTAAGAGTtgtaaaaaacagaacagtgaGCAATCTGTGTGTTATGtaatatagtttatttttttaaatgcattaaataaattataatatgcattacaataaataagaattcacac comes from Denticeps clupeoides chromosome 11, fDenClu1.1, whole genome shotgun sequence and encodes:
- the LOC114799059 gene encoding UDP-glucuronosyltransferase 2A1-like isoform X1, coding for MGWRAVEPHGSPCARMKPRQGFLCLFLCLCAAESVNGGNVLVWHTEGSHWINLKPILDSLVDQGHGVTVLFQNATLFINPKDYSRYKHHLFNVSITHEEQQEFFDEFLQFSLHDMDYLSYVEIYLKLYKLMDKDTGLVVRMCDGLLKSPSLMEELRKSKFDVLLADPIFACSELVAEILDIPLVYSLRFSIANVMERLCGQLPAPPSFVPAAIVKMTDNMSFTERLLNLLFYMSQDALAVLTWRRYDAYFSEILGKPTSFCEQMGKADLWLIRTFWDFEYPHPFLPNFKFVGGIHCKPAKPLPKDMEEFAQSSGDDGIVAFTLGSMIKNLTKEKSNMIASALGQIPQKVFWRHSGDKPDTLAPNTRIYDWIPQNDLLGHPKMKAFITHGGTNGIYEAIYHGVPMVGIPMFADQPDNMMHLKSKGAAVIMDYNTMQTKDLVEALNAVIRTPSYKKNALRLSKIHHDRPIKPLEEAVFWIEFLMRNKGAKHLRVQAHDLTWYQYHCLDVFAFLLAILGVVLFIFVKICKFSIRLCCSAFNSKHKKE
- the LOC114799059 gene encoding UDP-glucuronosyltransferase 2A1-like isoform X2, with the translated sequence MKPRQGFLCLFLCLCAAESVNGGNVLVWHTEGSHWINLKPILDSLVDQGHGVTVLFQNATLFINPKDYSRYKHHLFNVSITHEEQQEFFDEFLQFSLHDMDYLSYVEIYLKLYKLMDKDTGLVVRMCDGLLKSPSLMEELRKSKFDVLLADPIFACSELVAEILDIPLVYSLRFSIANVMERLCGQLPAPPSFVPAAIVKMTDNMSFTERLLNLLFYMSQDALAVLTWRRYDAYFSEILGKPTSFCEQMGKADLWLIRTFWDFEYPHPFLPNFKFVGGIHCKPAKPLPKDMEEFAQSSGDDGIVAFTLGSMIKNLTKEKSNMIASALGQIPQKVFWRHSGDKPDTLAPNTRIYDWIPQNDLLGHPKMKAFITHGGTNGIYEAIYHGVPMVGIPMFADQPDNMMHLKSKGAAVIMDYNTMQTKDLVEALNAVIRTPSYKKNALRLSKIHHDRPIKPLEEAVFWIEFLMRNKGAKHLRVQAHDLTWYQYHCLDVFAFLLAILGVVLFIFVKICKFSIRLCCSAFNSKHKKE